In Phreatobacter cathodiphilus, the genomic window ATCGGCGGCTCGGACGCCATCTTCTTCGGCGCCGTCGGCATGCCCGACAAGATCCCCGACCACGTCTCGCTCTGGGGCTCGCTGCTGCTGATGCGCCGCGAGTTCGACCAGTACGTCAACCTGCGCCCGGTCAAGCTGATGCCGGGCGTGCCCTCGCCGCTGGCGAACCGCAAGCCCGGCGACATCGACTTCTTCGTGGTGCGCGAGAACACCGAGGGCGAGTACTCCTCCGTCGGCGGCCGCATGTTCCCCGGCACCGACCGCGAGATCGTGCTGCAGGAGACGGTGATGACGCGGGTGGGCGTCGACCGCATCCTCAAATACGCCTTCGAGCTGGCCATGAAGCGCCCGCGCCGGAAGCTCACCAGCGCCACCAAGTCCAACGGCATCTCGATCTCGATGCCCTATTGGGACGAGCGCGTCGCGGAGATGAAGAAGGCCTATCCCGACGTCGCCGTCGACCAGTACCACATCGACATCCTCACCGCCCATTTCGTGCTGAACCCGGACCGCTTCGACGTGGTCGTCGCCTCCAACCTGTTCGGCGACATCCTCTCCGACCTCGGACCCGCCTGCACCGGCACCATCGGCATCGCGCCCTCGGGCAACATCAACCCGGACCGCAAGTTCCCCTCGCTGTTCGAGCCGGTCCACGGCTCGGCCCCCGACATCGCGGGGAAGGGCATCGCCAATCCGGTCGGCCAGATCTGGTCGGCGGCGATGATGCTCGACCATCTCGGCGAACCGGAGGCCGCCGCCGCCATC contains:
- a CDS encoding tartrate dehydrogenase, with the translated sequence MARSNTYKLAVIPGDGIGTEVMPEGLRVLERAAAKYRFSVDLDHHDFSSWAYYEKHGRMMPEDWKAKIGGSDAIFFGAVGMPDKIPDHVSLWGSLLLMRREFDQYVNLRPVKLMPGVPSPLANRKPGDIDFFVVRENTEGEYSSVGGRMFPGTDREIVLQETVMTRVGVDRILKYAFELAMKRPRRKLTSATKSNGISISMPYWDERVAEMKKAYPDVAVDQYHIDILTAHFVLNPDRFDVVVASNLFGDILSDLGPACTGTIGIAPSGNINPDRKFPSLFEPVHGSAPDIAGKGIANPVGQIWSAAMMLDHLGEPEAAAAIVRAIEQVLATPEYRTRDLGGTADTVACGKAIADALT